The following coding sequences are from one Rutidosis leptorrhynchoides isolate AG116_Rl617_1_P2 chromosome 11, CSIRO_AGI_Rlap_v1, whole genome shotgun sequence window:
- the LOC139875286 gene encoding uncharacterized protein produces the protein MYQQSSWFDDALFFGEWSIDNASNLIRILNYFGDASGLKINMSKNKVYGINVSDDETANLANILSCTPSSLPFKYLGMPVGDHMSSIIVWADVVNWDQTRASKNGGLGIGSLKAKNLSLLCKWWWRFRHEPNALWCKVIRSLYGDDGGLFNVQTLANLSPLWKQIRRCGFTLDDLGITFSNSIKNQVGNGSETSFWHDLWLPESNQELKYKYHRLYTLEAEKS, from the exons ATGATGCCCTGTTTTTTGGAGAATGGTCAATTGATAACGCTTCCAATCTCATTAGAATTCTTAACTATTTTGGGGATGCTTCGGGTCTCAAGATAAATATGTCAAAGAATAAAGTTTATGGTATCAATGTGTCGGATGATGAAACTGCAAACCTGGCGAATATACTATCTTGTACTCCAAGTTCTCTACCTTTTAAATACTTGGGTATGCCTGTTGGTGACCATATGTCATCAATTATTGTGTGGGCTGATGTG GTTAATTGGGACCAAACAAGGGCATCAAAGAATGGTGGGCTAGGAATTGGGAGTCTAAAGGCAAAAAACTTGAGCTTATTATGCAAGTGGTGGTGGAGATTTCGACACGAACCAAACGCTCTTTGGTGTAAGGTAATCCGGTCATtatatggtgatgatggtggtttatTCAATGTTCAAACGCTGGCCAATCTTTCGCCTTTATGGAAACAAATTAGAAGATGCGGTTTTACTCTCGATGATTTGGGAATAACTTTCTCAAATTCTATTAAAAATCAGGTTGGGAATGGTTCTGAAACCAGTTTTTGGCATGACTTATGGTTGCCAGAATCGAATCAGGAGCTGAAATACAAATATCATAGGCTTTACACACTAGAAGCTGAAAAATCGTGA